TCTGTTTTCCCCCAAAAGAAAATACATCTTTTCTAAGTCCAACTCATTTTGGCATAAAAGTAAACCACAATCAAGTGAACAAATAAGAAGTTCTCAAAACTTTAAATCAAGGcagttaaaaactaaaaacaaagtTCAGAAAATTTCATGTCCCAAATCATTTCATTAAGCAAAACATTGAAGCCAATCACACAAACACAGAAACCTAGTCACAGAATACAAAACTGACAGAACAACATGAAACACATAGCATTAATTTCAGCGGAGCTTAAATGCATACATATTATGTACATATACACACAAACAGAACACAAATATACATACAGATCAAATAGACTCAAAAGCAAAATCAACTCAACAGATCAAATGAGTAGTGAAGATATTCAactactaaataaaaatatagtggTAATCTTTGTAATTTATGCACAAATAGTAGTGAACCCTTCATGAAGTAGAATATTACAAAATCATTACgataattaattcaattaactgAACCACATACGAAATccatatttttatgtttccagGTGCAACCCACTCTCCATTCATGAGGTTGCAATTTTCAAAGATCTCTATCACCTACAATGATCGAAGGTATGCCATGTAGCTTATAACCAAATTGCATGTCAAGGCTGGAAATCTTAGCAGCTTTAATATAAGGATGAGATAGAGGAGTAAAGTGGAAATACTTGGATACTTCTCTTGCAAAGTCATACTAGGATACTCCTGTTCGTCAAAGTCCATGATGACTTTccagtaaagtttttttttcaatgactAGTGTTTGCAACAACTCAACAAGATAACAAGTTTCAATCTTAAGCCTTTAACATACATCAAACTGCTTCACCTTCTGTTTCAAGTCTTTCCTTATACTAGACCAAAGGAAATCCCTTCGAAGTCTATGGAGAGTTTTCAAATAACCTAAATGAACATTATGAACTTGCTGCAACACAATTCCCTTCAAGTCACCACTAGAATCACCCAAATATATTCTGCCCTTGTAAAATAACATACCATTGTAGGAGGGAAACTCTTTTGGAACATCATCCCTTGAATGAATGGCCTAAATACCTGAATCACTTGCATAGCTAGCCTTAAGATCAAATAACCAAGTAAGAGTGGGAAAAGAAATGATACACTAGTACCAATAGAGGTTACTGATGTAGATCAAGAGGTTTCATCCATGTCTCCATTCCTTCTAAAAAGAGCATCAGCGaccatattattattattattattattattattattattattcctacTAATTACCGCaataaaaacaacataaaataacaAGAAGTTTAGtaaacataaatatatgtttatgtttgttatattttcttgctaaaaaaaagcattttaattgaacttggtgaaatgaaaataaaaattactccattttattaatttgattctttaattttcatttttttgtcacTTTGGTTGAATAAGCTTGCACTTATGTATTGTTGTTGTTACTCCTTTGTGCATAACTCtattattagtaaaaaatagttttccaattaaaaacaactaaaaataattacatttaattacatttttagtctctaatattttaaatatgtcAATTTAGTTCCTAATATTTTGCTATTATGTCGAAATGAATGCTGACGTAGTTAACagtgatattatttttttttttttttccaatttagaGTTGTCATATCAACAGCCATGTGtccttatttttatataaataaataaataaaagaaaaagacttcAGCTACGTAGCTACATTCACTTGGGCCTCACTAGGTTTTTTTTGGGAGATGCAAACCTATGTGGTATTCTTCCTGGGTTTTTGAATTTACGAGTCACATTTTCTTTACATGcacataaatataattaataagcattttggaatataatttatttctttagGGAAATGTACGTCCAAATTGCACTGCATCTGGGCATCTATGTTTTTGGCATTTTGGCCCTTTTAATTAACAAAACGttcaaagataatatttttttcccttcaaaacaGATTAAATAATACACAATCTTTGTCCTACCATTCAGCTGATTACTTTTTGATCTGGCCACACACCtaggcaaaaaataaatatataaaaaaaaaaaagagtaaagaaaGGGTTTACTAGCGTCATTGATTGATCATATTAGTAGGTTTTGATTTTGTAAAggctaattgattttttattaagaaaatggACATTTCATGGTAATATATGGTTCAAATAATAATACCAATTTattcatcaaaagaaaaataaatgaataaaatgatcCATacagtattatatatatacagtCCTTGATAAagatttcattcattttctttcatttcctgTTATATCTGTGACACAAATTCATTTATATACAAATTCATAAGGCAACGTGGGGAGAGAAACTGCAGAGTATGTTAGTGGAAATTTCATTGATgtgagtttttatatttatttaattacatattagTGAGAGTAATGCAAGAGCCACAAACAATTTTATAGacattttacaaaatttcattacaattcttattaaaaaaataaaataaaatcaattatctcCCTTCCTTCCCCTCACCCTCCTTGTCTCTCTATGCATCTTTGGTGATTTACTTgtttgtaaaattgtttatGGCTCTAGCATTGCTCTTATTGAAAATTTCAGTTGAATATGTTCGTTAAGAAGCCAAAGCTTGGTGACTTCAGTCACAAATTATCATAAAAGCTCTGGTCCCTTTGTAAATATATCCACTTCATTgtttagattaaataattacaaattaaaaatatattagtattatattatttaatattttaaataatgtaaaataCACCATATTTAGATtcttaaattaaagaaataacaTGTTATTGGTAATATGAAGAGCAACCTTACCATGTCATTTCGTATTCTATTGCCAGGAAGATATTATAACAATGTTCAGTACTGATAcgtttaaaatttgaaatataatacTTGTCGACAAAGAGATTTGCACTATACGTCTCGGccagattataaaaaaatagaggCATGCATGCTTGAAAATCTCTTTGCAACTAAAATTTATGACCACGCGAGGTAAGCTCGTTTGCACCAGTTAGCACCATCTTCTTCCCTTGCACGGCATTATGTCGgtatgtatgtttttccctCAAAGTATTGACTGTTTTGCAAGAGTTTCCAACTCTTGTTCATACCAATCCCTCCCTATATACAATATCTCTGGAAATTGCTTTCAAATTTCATGGCACTTACAGCGCTGTTTCAAAACAATTTCCATGATGATTCAGTGACGAAGTTGCTCAGTATCTCTAAAATGTCCACACCCATTTGCACGGTCTGTGTTTCCTTTTTCTATTTCcttattatctttatttaaCCATTGGAGAATGATGTTAGCCCTAGGCATAGTCATAGATCTTAAACTCTCTACTTACAGAAGAAAAGATGGCTCTTCTAACTATTATTCTTCTCAAAGTCACAGTGGTGCTAGTTCTTTTCCTTGTGTGCTTGCCTGCACATGAGGCTAGGACAATTTCCCAcggaaaaaaaccaaaacatgaTGAAAAATTACAAGGACAAGTTGTTTGGGGCAGTTTCCgttaattttctttcattagtttttatcttcaaaaaaagtttatataagTAGTAATCTTATAATATCAAAGTTGTAcatattaaattatcaattgttccgaaaatttaagcttttggaatacagtaaatttaatcatttaactacatGCTTTAAACAATCTCCCGTACCTATGGGTTGAAACTACCTTTTAATAgcaaaattatcttttaatagGTGAGACATAATATGTGGGAATTCAAATGGAAGGTTAAGTGGAGAAGACAATAATTGAACTCATGATCTCATGCTCTGATACaatgttaaattattgatttttttttaagtttaagctcttgaaatatggtaaatttaattatttaatcacaAACTTCTAACATGGAATATGGGGCATGCATTCATTTTGGTACAGTTCAACTTTGACATTGCAGAAGAGAATAAAAATGCCCTTTCCCATTTTTAATGATCATTGGTGGAGCAAAATATGAGTGGGACTAAAGATTTTTATTCCGATTTAAGCAGCATGAACACGAGGAGAGAAGTTGATGATCAGTAGATAAGTTGAAACTTCATTGTACTAAGagtttataattattatatatggagatttttaatttaattttgttttattcttttagtttaGTTTTGGTTTTAGTATTGAGCGATATAGGAGCTTCTTAACTAGTATGTCTTGAAATAATGAACAAAGCCTTATTAACAAGTTAGAACAACAGAGGTACTTGTGCAAATTCTTTAATTTGAGCAAGTTATGACTGTAGACTTTTGATTAATCTCCCATGGGTCATACAAGGTGTTGAGATTGACAAAAGCTCGAGCTTTCAACAATGAAGATTTAGGAATTTGAAAGaaggagagaatgagagagagagaatcaatcTGTGAAGTTGTATATGcaaatatgtataaaataacaaaaactttgtccttatatattagaagaagagagtgGGAAAATCATAATAAACTAAACTAACTAGAAATCAATAAGAACAAGGTACCTGTCACCTAAAACAGTATTTAACAACTAACAAACTATAACAGAAAAGCTACTTGTAGTTTATAAAGTTATTACAAAATGATTGTAGCTTAAGCAGATATCAACATTTATCATTCTTCTTCTGAactgcttctttttcttcttcttcttcttctctattcCTCAATTCTTCAATCTGATTCACTTTAAGGCTTTAACACAAGGCACAGTTTCTGGTCCAGTATTTGAGCTCAATAATAAAACTACTTTAACACAAATTCGGAAGCTATTAGCAGGCAATAGCAACTATAGTACAAATAACCTGAATTAAGTCCACAccattaatttgaaaattttgtgaagaaGTCAAAGTTTTGatacaatataattaaaacttaagccataaattatccaaaaataatatttttcatattataattcactTCACATTATATATGCAGGGACAGGATGGCCAAAATACgtttttgggccttgggcctgatttagGGTTACTTACCTATTCGAGCAGGGTTTTGAAACCCACAAATAAACTATTGCTGGAAACGTTGATAGGGATAGGGATTATCCGAGGAGGAGCATCAGGATGTTTTGAAGGAAATTCTAGAAGGTCTGTTGGGTGGAGATATATTCTACAAAAAACTATAGAGAGGAATaacgaatgagaaatatcttaaagaaagctgctaccaccgcattaaaggctctacACCTACCtcttgttaggattagtgcccttaaatcctattgtatgatgctatgtatgatattatgtatgacattatgtatgacatgatgtatgacttaatattgtgattgataaagttattttattattatctaaaataatggtaacatgaatatgagatattatcatatagtccatgagatgcattgtatgtgatttatgtgaaaagtcacagaagatgtaaatcacaagttctttgtaaactcagaatttatagttcgtagtcggtgatgaaattgggtatttcatctgcgaagactataacgtgtcaactaagatgatttgtcttgatcatggaagttgagacttctagttgatatgttgatatgttttaagagttaaaacatattgaacaggaccgctgtgagatttattattctcctaatgattgtcaaatgaataataaatcttacgacttctatttgcatgaactcttaatcctgagagaataatggacctgatcatgaagtgtaggttgctttgatatatcaggagtgagacctgaagtgacggtcaaaacctcagtatgttgggtagccacatttagtgttgatggaacatatattctcaatatggaattcatagtctcttgatggagatataaaatattcccttgagataagtttaatggtttcagttattcagagagttaggcctaaccactttagtaagaaattactaaagtatatatttatgaaattggatttcataaatatataatgaataactttaaagaattaaaccgggtactcaaggataagatgtagtaatttacaaagtagtagtctatatttatgactttgtgttactacgaatattttatgaaggggttacgtgtataataaagtcttgggatataatttattaataaggcctagagtgcaattatatttatatagtggtattaaatataattaatggtaactttggacttgtcaagagttgacggaaaagcccaaggcccattggagctagtgtcttattggtccattttggtcccactccaagccacacactaaagcccaattggaaaggcccaataggccaacccaattagataatcagttggttataaagggaaaaacatacagaatttttatcagaagagattagaaaagaaaaagaaacggtgtgtgagagagtgtgagacacactttcattctccctttgaaaaactgattgagagaccacacatcttgggtgtaaagtgaaattggagtgaagattaaaagtgttcccaagtgcttctaatctttgttttgaatttctccacaccaaggtacgctatcttgttcttaaattctgaaatttacatagtacacgttatcaatcatgaatgaaatagatcctagttcgttgcttccgctatgggttttgtatgagatacaaaaccagaatttttccttcacctctctggctgcattaatggggaaaatgacctctgaatgGTAGTGACCGACTTTatagctattgtttgaagacttcaagagggtggcggatgggacaagtatctaattgggtgatttgtgctacacgtggaagatgaagggaagaagaagagtgatataaaagaatgaaaaaggcATTAGAGTAGGGAATCGgagaaggaaagagaaaaagaaaacactgtacacatcatcttcaattttaatctattgtttgaagaaagaaaggcaatataAGTCAtcctcgacttacgtccgaggagaatttctattatttttatcCATTGATTGTGTAGATAGTGGCAACCTAGTCCACTTAtctgttgtccaatatccataaaatctaggtttcaagctcacactctacaaatttgattgtataaggctttttgggcctgaacccatcaCGCGGtagggtccgggtacaaattgtgctattacaatatatatattataagttttaaattttaaataatataatacattttaatttattattgaacctaaaaaataaaattttaaattgcaaaATAGAGAGAATCCTAAGTTACCACATACGTAACATCAAATAATTCGCAAGGAAGATACCAACAATTTTGATGtatgtttaaaatttgaaatttaagatTTGTGGACAAAGAAATTTGCACTATGCAGTCTATACGACATTACGcgcataaaataaatttttaaaaaaaatgccagCATGCATGCATAATTGACTTTGCAACTGAAATTTCCATACTTCCAGTTCCAGGAGCTAGGAGTAACCACTTTTGCACTAACTTCAATCTTAAactctcaaaactcaaaaaataactAGCTAATTGTGAGGATCTGTTTGAAAATTGTATAAAGGTGAAATATGTTTTTAATTCTAATCTTTGTGGGTATCTTcaactttacaataaattaGACACTAAGgcttgtaaatattttttagaattatttattttacctttaaaacgtattatttacatttttaaaagatttCATAATTTGTAAGTAACAGTGGCAGctctagaaatattttttagagtgactattgagaaatttaaattatacaaaatcaaaatctaataaagaaataacttgaatatatcaacgtaaaaaaaaaaaaaaaacgcaaatacATGAAgtattataatttcttttattaacaAAGAGAAAAGGAGGGAAAAAACTGATAAAGGATATAGTGGAAATTGAGAATACTAATATAAGAGTGATAAAGTGAGAGAGTGAGTCTAAAATGATTTGAATACTTATTACAAGTTCCAAGCCTTGGGTTCGAGGACTGGTGAgtagagagagagcaaagagtcaaaaatatgagagagagagagagagagagagagagagagagagagagagagagagaggtaaatgatattttctaaaaCTGTGAGTAAAGTcgctaaagaaaagaaaaattgttgcaACTGCAAAGTCAAGGAAAACGTAATTTCCAGCACTGCCAAGGAGAACTCACGATcacattatttttgtttgtaccattttttaaagaaaaatgaaattagagattatttttaagTAATGAGTTGAACGAGTTACAAATCTAAAtgattgaagtttttttttttttttttttttatataaataggctttttgttgaataaCATGTTCACTTGTTGTTTGGTCTagtcttatttttgttgttatttgggttaatttttattattgttattttaacattctttttttttttttttttggtttaagaaTTATATATTGGGAGACATAATTATTTTAGGAGAAATCCTATtaccacaacattttcacatgTCACAACTTACACCAAATCTTAGGCGACAAGCTATTACTAGTTGATACAAAATTAATGTTAGCATTAGGACAAAATTAGAATCTTCAATAGCTTACCACAtaagattttttgtgaaattattgtaaatatGTTGTAAATAGAGtagcatttctcttattttGTGGAACAAAAACTATTGTGATTCTCAAGCCAGTgtgttcaacattttttttgagatggtCACAAGAGGTTAGTTTAGTATATAATTTGTTTGCAagtttatacacacacacacgcatctCTTTTTGCAAGTCTTGTGACCACCCTAACATCAACATGGAGCCACAACAAAGTGTGGTATCCTCGTAATAGTGGTATAAATAATAATGTCAATGCCAATACCAATACCAATACcactaacaataaaaataacaataacaataaaaataaaaatacctacaacaagaattttaattaaaataaacttgtttctattttttaatttgatttttcttcttaaagAGCCCATTCATACTAAAACTTGGTGAGAATAAACATAATAAGTTCTTGGGAGGATTGCACATTTTCCCCTTAAATATTATTCATTTCACTTCAATCTCCTTCCTAGAATTTGAAATTGAGCAATATCCCCCCTAGTTAATAGGTGATTGGCATATGCCCCGAAACTAATAagttcttttaaatttaaaaattttagagaaaattatttttatgttaaattgtaaaattggcTTCATACTTAAAAGTATCCCATTTTCCATGTGCAACCAATGGATGCATAGATTTTCAATAGTCACCTCAAACAATAGCCACACATTCATTATTGAATCCaccttttaattctttttgttgaGTAGGTATTTGAATTggttaatttaaaatttcactaTATATGCCTTGAATTCTTCGTGCTTTCTATAATTCTTTCATATTTTCCATTTATGAGTATCGATGTTCTTATCTTCTCTTTGTGtcatttttttcacaaaataaatgGCCCATAGGTGATTGATGTTGTTGAATTTTACTTTGTACATCCTAAATTGGCTAGATGATAAATTtcggttttaattttatttcatttgatttGTTAGTTTTTAACATGTAAGAGTAATATTAGTGGGTtatttgtggattttttttcaacgtattgtttgatgatattttttctttgaataacaacaacaacaacaacaacaaaaacaacatatcaaataacaacaatatttgaaacataaatatatgtttatgttagttatattttctttttctttttttttttttataaaaaaaacattataatcGAACTTAGCATGCAAATGAAATTGTGTAGAGCACAACACACAATAATCACGTAACGTTTCCTAATTGGCTTGAAGTTTGGCATTAAATTCAGAATAGGGAAATGGGCCTTTAGCACTCCAAAGGACCGCTCAATAACCATCCGTAAGGATGAGTGTCTGTAGTTGTACAACTCTTTCTTTGATGTTATCCGTCTACCACTTGAGCAGAATTCCTGCGCATGGTACTTAGTTGACTTGTAAAGGGGGAGAAAACTAGTGCCAATTGGTAGACCCGGATCCACCAAGTAGTACGACCCTAcacctacacacacacacaaccagGCCACACGTAATTAAGTTGTTCATAAACATACTACTTAGACGTGGAggataaaataactttaattAAAGTCACAGTAATGTATAGTACCTATTGGTGGCCATGGAAATCCATGCTTCTGGTCACTGATCGCTTCCTCGAAAACCCTTGAGTCATTCGCACTGCCCTCCCACCCAGAATGGACAAATGTGAACTACATGTCTATGTTACGCACACACAGCATATTAGTTGTTATAAGGCTCTTGTGGTCCCTGTGTGCTTGAGTCGCATTCGCAGGAGGTCGGGCACTCACTTGCGTTCCATCAATTGCTCCTACACATCTCTACACATGAAAGTTTTCATTAATCTTAGCAAGCATAGGTCAAATAtgatattattttactattatacGAAGTTAGTTAAGTAAGCTTTGTTTTGTACCTCAAACCATGGCTAATACTTGTTCACTTGAAGATGTTCAGGGAAGCCGGTGACATTCTGATCAGGTTTAATTAAATGCTTCGCGTAGTGACCTACAGCCCGCAACGCTTGACGAAAATGCCGGCAGATGGTTTCTATTGAGTGCTGAAACCTGTCTGCAACACATCTAAAGCGGGTGTTGTGTCCAAGTATGTACAATAACATGGCCACGGCCTGAGTGGCATTCACCCCGCCAAGTCCGTCCCTCAAGTAACCATGTTGAGCCAACTCGTCCACTAAATGTAACAGTAATTCAGGTGTCATGCGGAACATCTCGTAACACTTAGCTGGATTACCTTCAGTGACCTCCTCCATATACGCCTTGCCGGTCAACACACTTGTTCGCATTGGTTGTTTATCATAATGTCGCTGCATGTACGCATACATCTCCCCAACTATAGGATTCACTAAATTAAACTCTGCTTCTTCTTCACATTCGGACTCCGAATCGGTCCAGTCAGCATCATTATCTTCACAGTCATTGCTGGAACCAACGTCGTTGAAGTATGCATCATCGAAGTCATACTCTTGGATTGCCCACCACCAATCATTTCTGGACACCATAAGTGACCTACACATTAGCACAAACACACTATTCAGCACTGTTTGGCATAGAGAGATATAAAAGTAAATATGTTATTCTAAACAGTCTACACCTCAGCCTGTAATCCAACAAAGTGATGAGACCATCAACATAGAAAATGGAAACCTATCAAATAGTCCTACTAATAACATCAACCATAGATTATAATaacacaataacaaaaaataattacaacaagTACATAAATAATATAGGTGTATAATATAAACACCTAATTCAATAGTCACCATAATAAACGTATAACAATCAATGAACCCAAAATCCAAATCCGTCACATAATATAACACAAACCATACAAACATTCCAAGTTCATAAATAACATAAACCTTATAATTATCCATACGACGCAAAAACAAGTAAATAGAACAACCCGAATCCATAGTACATAAAAACCAAATATCTTAGACTTAATGCAATACACGAGTGCCTCAATCCTCCTCCCGGTTTAGAATGTCCTCAATCCAAGACTTTCTCCTATGCTCCAGCATACTCATAAACACTACCCTATTATCCTTTTGCTGCAAAACCTTTGACATCTTGATATAGGCCTTGTTACTCAGATCCGCATACGAATTCAGCACCTCCATTGCCTTGCCAAGTGAACAAGGATCACCCCCTACGCCGGATTGAGCCAATTGGTCGGATGAACCACTAGACCTGCCGAGTTTACCACTGTACCTATCCTTCGTCATTGCGGTGTACTCCTTTAGGGCTACAGTCATTTCACTTACCCTATCCGACTTCTTCGAGACCTTCTTACCCTTGCCACTTGCATCTTGCACAGGATGTTTTCCCATCCGTTGGGTTACCTCCTCAACCTCAACATCCTTCACAATTTGCGGGACACTCTCAAAGGTAGGGGTGTAACAGTCATCGTCCAGATGGGTGGGTGCACTTGCATTGGCATTGGCATTGGCAAGCTCTTCCTTTAGGGCACGCTTCTCGTCACTATTCAGGGGAGGAGTGTTTGAGGAGATCTGCAAGTTCCCAGTCGCAATACTAGGGGTGAACAACTGCTGCAGTGATGGGTAGTCTAGGCATCCTTGTTTCCTTAAGTTAGCTGTACCTTTGTTTTGCTGCAATGTCCTTGGAAACATTAGCACACTAAACACAACAATTCATATATTACCAACTTGGAGGCAaattgtataaataaataattgcaataagttatataattaataaacaaCAGTAAACATACGGCAATCACATTCTCCCACACCTCGTCAGGTCAAGTCACTGTTTGGGTCTACTCGTCCCACCCCAACCCTGTGTGTCTTAGCAACTAGCTCCACTTGCGTTGTTTGAGTCGGAGTCTATTGTGCTTCTGTTGAACTTGCTTAGAGAGAAAGTCTTTCCCAGTCCTTTGGTTAAGTTCAACTGTAATTGATGCCCACGTAAGACCCTTGAACACACCATTTGGCATGTTACCCTTAAGTTGTTCCTCCAACATGATCTCAATAAAAATATGTTCTACAGGGGAAGGCCACATTTTGTCATCCACCTCTTGTGATTCATGTGCCATGTATTTGAAATATCTCACGTGGTAAGCTCATGATAgataataattttaagaattgaTTAATAGGACTACAGGATTCATggtccaaaaaatgaaaaatattccACAGTTAAATCAACACGGGTAAGATAAAGCATGCATGGAATGAACAAAACAGTGGTAATATATAAGAAACAGTGGTAATATATAAATCCTTCATCGAGGTTTAACACATATACaatgtgaccatttttacaaaaGATGGAAGATCGAAGCAATGAGTAGTACAATATTCAAAAGTGGTCACAAATACAACTAGGTTAGTGCATGGTTAAGTACAT
This genomic stretch from Castanea sativa cultivar Marrone di Chiusa Pesio chromosome 9, ASM4071231v1 harbors:
- the LOC142609274 gene encoding uncharacterized protein LOC142609274; amino-acid sequence: MAHESQEVDDKMWPSPVEHIFIEIMLEEQLKGNMPNGVFKGLTWASITVELNQRTGKDFLSKQQNKGTANLRKQGCLDYPSLQQLFTPSIATGNLQISSNTPPLNSDEKRALKEELANANANASAPTHLDDDCYTPTFESVPQIVKDVEVEEVTQRMGKHPVQDASGKGKKVSKKSDRVSEMTVALKEYTAMTKDRYSGKLGRSSGSSDQLAQSGVGGDPCSLGKAMEVLNSYADLSNKAYIKMSKVLQQKDNRVVFMSMLEHRRKSWIEDILNREED